One window of Candidatus Marinarcus aquaticus genomic DNA carries:
- the nadA gene encoding quinolinate synthase NadA has translation MNLKEEILKLKEQLDVTIVAHFYQRDEVFELADINGDSLELAKKAMNTSSKYILFCGVGFMGESVKVLSPQKRVLMPKIACCAMARMIDVDYFDESLKKLNDVGIKSEDLLPITYINSSAAVKARVGEMGGMVCTSSNAYKIIQKGLESGKKIFFVPDRCLGQNFAKSLNLKSTVIGDGTDPHEADIICYDGFCSVHQLFSVEDIEFYRNKFPDILIAVHPECDPRVCDAADFVGSTSQLIQFIKDLPQDQKVAVGTEYNMVNRLREKNTYILSSTKPECPTMNETTLEDVYRTLKAIEKDQDEPYENEIIVDESVVKWAKVALQRMFEV, from the coding sequence TTGAATTTAAAAGAAGAGATACTGAAACTAAAAGAGCAACTCGATGTGACGATAGTTGCTCACTTTTATCAACGAGATGAAGTCTTTGAGCTTGCTGACATCAACGGCGACTCTCTCGAGCTTGCCAAAAAAGCGATGAATACATCCAGTAAATACATTCTGTTTTGTGGTGTGGGATTTATGGGAGAGAGTGTCAAAGTTCTAAGCCCACAAAAAAGAGTTTTAATGCCTAAAATTGCCTGTTGTGCTATGGCAAGAATGATTGATGTGGACTATTTTGATGAGAGTTTAAAAAAACTCAATGATGTGGGCATTAAAAGTGAAGATTTGCTTCCCATTACCTATATCAACTCCAGTGCAGCTGTGAAAGCACGTGTGGGAGAGATGGGTGGAATGGTGTGTACGAGTTCTAATGCCTATAAAATCATTCAAAAAGGATTAGAGTCAGGTAAGAAAATCTTTTTTGTACCCGACAGATGCCTAGGTCAAAACTTTGCTAAAAGTTTGAATCTAAAATCCACCGTTATTGGCGATGGCACAGACCCACATGAAGCAGATATTATTTGTTATGATGGTTTTTGTTCTGTTCATCAACTCTTTAGTGTTGAAGACATAGAGTTTTACCGAAATAAATTCCCTGATATTTTAATTGCGGTGCATCCTGAATGTGACCCAAGAGTGTGTGACGCCGCAGATTTTGTGGGTTCAACGTCTCAATTGATACAATTTATAAAAGATTTACCCCAAGATCAAAAAGTTGCTGTGGGAACAGAGTATAATATGGTGAACCGATTACGAGAGAAAAATACCTATATTTTAAGTTCAACCAAACCAGAGTGTCCAACGATGAATGAAACCACTTTAGAAGATGTTTACAGAACACTCAAAGCGATTGAAAAAGATCAAGACGAACCGTATGAAAATGAGATTATAGTTGACGAATCAGTCGTAAAATGGGCCAAAGTAGCTCTGCAAAGGATGTTTGAAGTATGA
- the nadC gene encoding carboxylating nicotinate-nucleotide diphosphorylase: protein MINIKKFVKNAVIEDNGRGDLFFDVAPKGRFTARAIAKSDGILAGVKYAKVLARTEKFDCKFLKFDGDVIKKGDVIAKLEGKASILLSSERTFLNMLQHASGIATMANKYAKLIEGTGVVLLDTRKTRPQLRDFEKYASRVGGAINHRLGLDDCLMLKDTHMRTIQNLKEFIVKARKRISWVTKIEIECETFQQVQEAMDAGADIIMCDNMTPEQIVEVVTFRNEHYPHILLEASGNISLDTIQEYAATKVDAISSGSIIHQATWLDFSMKFD, encoded by the coding sequence ATGATTAATATTAAGAAATTTGTAAAGAATGCCGTTATTGAAGACAACGGTCGAGGGGACTTATTCTTTGATGTTGCACCAAAAGGACGCTTCACCGCACGAGCCATTGCTAAAAGTGACGGTATCCTTGCAGGAGTTAAATACGCCAAAGTACTTGCTCGAACTGAAAAATTTGATTGTAAATTTTTAAAATTTGATGGAGATGTTATTAAGAAAGGAGACGTAATTGCAAAACTGGAAGGAAAAGCCTCTATTTTGCTTTCAAGTGAACGAACCTTTTTAAATATGTTGCAACATGCCAGTGGTATTGCAACCATGGCCAACAAATATGCCAAACTCATTGAAGGTACGGGGGTTGTACTTTTAGATACACGAAAGACGCGACCACAACTTCGAGATTTTGAAAAGTATGCTTCAAGAGTCGGAGGGGCTATTAACCACCGATTGGGCTTGGATGATTGTTTAATGTTAAAAGATACGCACATGCGAACCATTCAAAACTTAAAAGAGTTTATCGTAAAAGCGCGCAAACGAATCTCTTGGGTAACAAAAATTGAGATTGAGTGTGAAACCTTTCAGCAAGTTCAAGAAGCCATGGATGCGGGTGCAGATATCATCATGTGTGATAACATGACACCTGAGCAGATTGTGGAAGTGGTTACATTTAGAAATGAGCATTACCCGCATATTTTATTGGAAGCCAGTGGAAACATCTCTTTAGATACCATTCAAGAGTATGCCGCAACAAAAGTGGATGCAATCAGCAGTGGAAGTATTATTCACCAAGCAACATGGTTAGATTTCTCAATGAAGTTTGATTAA
- the plsY gene encoding glycerol-3-phosphate 1-O-acyltransferase PlsY, which produces MDFFSHTTIQFYIAAYLFGSIPFGLLLAKLFAGVDIKSQGSKSIGATNVLRVVKQTNPSLAKKLSVATVLLDALKGTIVLLVALSMDVSQATLWGIAVLAVLGHCYSVFLGLEGGKGVATGLGVFIVLIPIPTLIGAVVWAFCAKVLKISSLSSLLGLITAVIAALFINNGLGVQSNVPMYIVAFIIIYKHIPNIIRLVRGQEGKVA; this is translated from the coding sequence ATGGACTTTTTTTCACACACCACCATTCAATTCTATATTGCCGCATATTTGTTTGGTTCGATTCCCTTTGGGCTTCTTTTAGCAAAACTGTTTGCGGGAGTGGATATTAAATCTCAAGGAAGTAAAAGTATTGGAGCTACAAACGTATTAAGAGTGGTTAAACAAACCAATCCAAGTCTGGCTAAAAAGCTCAGCGTTGCAACGGTGCTTTTGGATGCTCTTAAAGGAACCATTGTACTTTTAGTGGCTCTTTCAATGGATGTTTCACAAGCAACTCTTTGGGGAATTGCTGTATTAGCTGTATTGGGTCATTGTTACTCTGTCTTTTTAGGATTAGAAGGAGGGAAAGGTGTTGCTACAGGATTGGGCGTGTTTATTGTGCTTATTCCTATTCCTACACTTATTGGTGCAGTGGTTTGGGCATTTTGTGCAAAGGTGCTTAAAATCTCATCGCTCTCTTCGCTGTTAGGTCTTATCACCGCCGTCATTGCTGCACTTTTTATAAACAATGGTTTAGGTGTACAAAGTAATGTTCCTATGTATATTGTTGCATTCATTATAATTTATAAACATATTCCCAATATTATAAGACTGGTACGTGGACAAGAGGGTAAAGTAGCATAA
- the rbfA gene encoding 30S ribosome-binding factor RbfA, translated as MKSINLQRTESLLMELLPEALSTLNDSRINSLAITGVNCKNGKYDATVYYDGSDYDNQEIKAINQILHKANGRIKSYILASTGWYKCPNFKFVNDDSLEESKNIEALFAKIAKEKKDQE; from the coding sequence ATGAAAAGTATCAATCTACAAAGAACTGAATCACTTTTGATGGAGCTTCTACCTGAAGCTCTTTCAACACTCAATGACAGCAGAATTAACTCATTAGCTATTACAGGAGTCAACTGTAAAAACGGTAAGTATGATGCAACGGTTTATTATGATGGAAGTGATTATGACAACCAAGAAATCAAAGCTATCAATCAAATTTTACATAAAGCCAATGGACGCATTAAATCGTATATATTAGCAAGTACAGGTTGGTATAAATGTCCTAACTTTAAATTTGTGAATGATGACTCTTTAGAAGAGAGTAAAAACATTGAAGCACTTTTTGCAAAAATTGCTAAAGAGAAAAAGGATCAAGAATGA
- a CDS encoding M23 family metallopeptidase — translation MRNKKSSFGKVLFLIIFLGILGGVGFVFVSPIFEKEAPIITFKKDIYWNLKESLDLKIDDNSGIKYYKVVFKDGANETILKNEVLKEPLKSVDLKIVPPQLDIFFKSKEVQIAVEVVDNSKWNFLEGNRASETFNVKIDTKKPVANVVGNSLAIRKGGSAVAVVEVFDDNLEEAYISFNNDEETFELIPFYKENYYVSLIAWPVTIDDFEQVSIIAKDKAGNITKNKIPLYIRPLKAKNDTIKISDNFIKNVSTSVLEQSNEPIPEELEEVFIAQNRLLRAKNVDIIKKDSRKYMDRSAITSFDIKPFSRLSGSRTAAGFAEKRHYYHNGSKIDEAWHLGIDWASVKHATIKATNPGRVIASKYIGIYGNTIIVDHKMGLSSLYAHTSIAKINVGDEIKTNQVIAKTGTSGAVLGDHLHFGVLVQGVEVNPLEWMDKNWIKTRITDVLDSAKKVIDTK, via the coding sequence TTGAGAAATAAAAAAAGCAGTTTTGGAAAAGTATTATTTTTAATAATATTTTTAGGTATATTAGGTGGTGTGGGGTTTGTATTTGTCTCTCCTATTTTTGAAAAAGAGGCACCCATAATTACATTTAAAAAAGATATTTATTGGAACCTCAAAGAGAGTTTGGATTTAAAAATAGATGATAACAGTGGAATTAAATACTACAAAGTTGTTTTTAAAGATGGTGCCAATGAAACCATTTTAAAAAATGAGGTATTAAAAGAGCCACTTAAAAGTGTGGATTTGAAAATTGTTCCACCACAATTGGATATTTTCTTTAAAAGCAAAGAGGTTCAAATTGCTGTTGAGGTTGTGGATAACAGCAAATGGAACTTCTTAGAAGGAAATCGTGCGAGTGAAACGTTTAACGTTAAAATTGATACTAAAAAACCCGTTGCAAACGTGGTTGGAAACTCATTGGCTATTCGAAAAGGTGGAAGTGCTGTTGCCGTTGTAGAAGTCTTTGATGATAACTTAGAGGAGGCATACATCAGTTTTAATAACGATGAAGAGACGTTTGAGCTTATTCCTTTTTATAAAGAGAATTATTATGTCTCTCTGATTGCTTGGCCCGTTACAATTGATGACTTTGAACAAGTATCAATCATTGCAAAAGATAAAGCGGGCAATATTACTAAAAACAAAATACCACTTTACATTCGACCTTTGAAAGCGAAGAATGATACCATTAAAATCTCAGATAATTTTATTAAAAATGTGAGTACCTCTGTATTAGAACAGAGCAATGAGCCTATACCAGAAGAGCTTGAAGAGGTCTTTATTGCGCAAAATAGGTTGCTAAGAGCTAAAAATGTGGATATAATTAAAAAAGACAGTCGAAAATACATGGACAGAAGTGCTATCACTTCATTTGATATTAAACCCTTCAGTCGTCTGAGTGGTTCAAGAACGGCGGCTGGGTTTGCAGAAAAACGACACTACTACCATAATGGAAGTAAGATTGATGAAGCATGGCACTTAGGGATTGATTGGGCGAGTGTAAAACACGCCACCATTAAAGCAACCAATCCAGGACGAGTAATTGCCAGTAAGTACATAGGTATTTATGGTAATACCATCATCGTCGATCATAAAATGGGATTGTCAAGTCTGTATGCACACACAAGTATTGCTAAAATCAATGTGGGTGATGAGATAAAAACCAATCAAGTGATTGCAAAAACAGGTACAAGTGGTGCCGTGTTGGGAGATCATTTACACTTTGGGGTATTGGTACAAGGGGTTGAAGTTAATCCATTAGAGTGGATGGATAAAAATTGGATTAAAACACGTATCACAGACGTGCTTGATAGTGCTAAAAAGGTAATAGATACAAAATGA
- the lpxC gene encoding UDP-3-O-acyl-N-acetylglucosamine deacetylase, which yields MKQRTIKKPIEIVGIGLHKGVPVTMKLEPLEENMGIVFYRKDEGVTIPLKIENVVDTKMATVIGKDGVIISTIEHLLSAIYAYGIDNLRIILDNDEVPVLDGSSSGYCLLIDEVGIKEQEATKKAIKVKKDVQVKTDEGKIVSLKPSHHIVYDFSINFEHPVIGEQEFRFDYSIKEYKENISKARTFGFLHEVQYLRSIGLAQGGSLENAIVLDDNKVLNPEGLRYENEFVRHKILDAIGDMALLGYTMIGEYNAHAGSHHLNHLLTKKLFESEENYEIVDLDTAEAESKVFEMAFAHAN from the coding sequence ATGAAACAACGAACCATCAAAAAACCCATTGAGATTGTAGGAATCGGACTTCATAAAGGTGTTCCCGTCACAATGAAACTGGAACCTTTAGAAGAGAATATGGGAATCGTTTTTTATCGTAAAGATGAGGGTGTAACCATCCCACTTAAAATAGAGAATGTGGTGGATACTAAAATGGCTACGGTCATTGGAAAAGATGGGGTGATCATATCAACCATTGAACATCTTTTGTCGGCTATTTATGCGTACGGTATTGATAACCTTCGAATTATTTTAGACAATGATGAAGTCCCCGTACTTGATGGAAGCAGCAGTGGGTATTGTTTGCTGATTGATGAAGTGGGTATCAAAGAACAAGAGGCAACAAAAAAAGCCATCAAAGTGAAAAAAGATGTACAAGTTAAAACCGATGAAGGCAAAATCGTCAGCCTAAAACCTTCTCACCATATTGTTTATGATTTCTCTATTAATTTTGAACACCCTGTTATTGGGGAGCAAGAGTTTAGATTTGATTACTCGATTAAAGAGTACAAAGAGAACATCTCAAAAGCACGGACTTTTGGATTTTTACATGAAGTACAATATTTAAGAAGTATCGGATTAGCACAAGGCGGTAGTTTGGAAAATGCCATCGTTTTAGATGACAATAAAGTACTTAATCCTGAAGGGTTACGATATGAAAATGAGTTTGTACGACATAAAATTCTAGATGCCATTGGTGACATGGCACTGTTGGGTTATACCATGATTGGTGAGTATAACGCACATGCAGGAAGTCATCATTTAAATCACCTCTTAACCAAAAAACTCTTCGAATCTGAAGAGAACTATGAAATTGTAGATTTAGATACTGCTGAAGCAGAGAGTAAAGTCTTTGAAATGGCATTTGCACACGCCAATTAA
- a CDS encoding DHH family phosphoesterase, with protein MKKDFILNNKVDTSSLEEALTLIEKSRYILIVTHVNPDADTIASALALSNYFRENRIKHKVFNVGTELPQNLDFLNGFDKIIHELPKFYDLVISVDCGAMSRLGFEIPQGIPLINFDHHKSNDHFGDVNIVDYYKSSTSEVVYDFFKFNGLYITKNSATAMYVGIYDDSLAFTVNRCDEFTYDKINYLVKCGADPSKIADLLTRRDSLAKYRILPKIFESLELHNEGRVATIYARPEWFKQTGASLLDTEVALNMVLSIAVVKIAIYFRVSNGKVRVSLRSKEKIDVSDIASLFGGGGHLNAAGCSLECKDVFEAKEIVLKEVLEK; from the coding sequence GTGAAGAAAGATTTTATCTTAAACAACAAAGTAGACACTTCTTCACTTGAAGAGGCTCTGACACTTATAGAAAAGAGTCGGTATATATTAATAGTAACGCATGTCAATCCTGATGCAGATACCATTGCATCAGCATTGGCGTTGTCGAACTATTTTCGTGAAAACAGAATCAAACACAAAGTCTTTAATGTGGGTACAGAGTTGCCTCAAAATTTAGACTTTCTTAATGGGTTTGATAAAATCATTCATGAATTGCCCAAGTTTTATGACTTGGTGATTTCAGTGGATTGTGGTGCGATGTCACGATTAGGTTTTGAGATTCCTCAAGGGATTCCTCTGATTAATTTTGATCATCATAAGTCCAACGATCACTTTGGCGATGTGAATATTGTGGATTATTATAAGTCATCAACGTCTGAAGTAGTGTATGACTTCTTTAAATTCAATGGGTTGTATATCACGAAAAACAGTGCGACAGCGATGTATGTGGGTATTTATGATGACTCCTTAGCATTTACAGTCAATCGGTGTGATGAGTTCACGTATGACAAGATTAACTATTTGGTGAAGTGTGGTGCTGATCCATCTAAAATTGCAGATTTGTTAACCAGACGGGATTCATTGGCAAAATATCGCATTTTGCCTAAGATTTTTGAGAGTTTAGAGCTGCACAACGAAGGACGAGTTGCGACCATTTATGCACGCCCTGAATGGTTTAAACAAACGGGTGCTTCTTTGTTGGATACAGAGGTGGCATTGAACATGGTATTAAGCATTGCAGTGGTTAAAATTGCCATATATTTTAGAGTATCAAATGGTAAAGTGCGTGTCTCTCTTCGTTCTAAAGAGAAGATTGATGTGTCTGATATTGCGAGTTTATTTGGAGGTGGAGGGCACCTAAATGCCGCAGGGTGTTCTTTAGAGTGTAAAGATGTTTTTGAAGCAAAAGAGATAGTGTTAAAGGAAGTTCTTGAGAAATAA
- the rimP gene encoding ribosome maturation factor RimP — MTLEESIQLAVEGNGAKLYDIVSLKENDNNIYRIYITAPEGVSLDKCAEISRQISPLLDIHEPMNGKYHLEVSSPGIERKLKKTNHFISSVGEKVKIKDFDKNVIEGELVKADENEIVVKTAHGEEQITYDEISSASTYFEW; from the coding sequence ATGACATTAGAAGAGTCTATTCAACTTGCCGTTGAAGGCAATGGTGCAAAACTATATGATATCGTCTCTTTAAAAGAGAATGATAATAATATTTATAGAATCTACATCACTGCACCTGAAGGTGTCTCTTTAGATAAATGTGCTGAAATCTCTCGACAAATTTCACCACTTTTAGATATTCATGAACCCATGAATGGAAAGTATCATTTAGAAGTGAGCTCTCCAGGAATTGAGCGAAAATTGAAAAAAACAAACCACTTTATCTCTTCAGTAGGAGAGAAAGTAAAGATCAAAGATTTTGATAAAAATGTTATCGAAGGTGAATTGGTGAAAGCCGATGAAAATGAAATCGTAGTAAAGACGGCACATGGTGAAGAGCAAATTACTTACGATGAGATTTCATCTGCATCAACTTATTTTGAGTGGTAA
- the thrB gene encoding homoserine kinase, which yields MKITVPATSANLGPGFDTLGIAVGIKNQVIIKPSKFHSVSLRGEGSNNPVLKDNNMFLAIFNDFYNNLSTKKRFFRFEFINEIPLSRGLGSSSAVIVSAIASAYAIEGIKLSKEKLLNLALAYESHPDNITPAVMGGFNVATVQDNEVKYIKKEIPKHLVAVVVVPNRPISTQLSRKTLPYKYSKDDAIFNLSHGSLLTAAFMTENWEMLKIASQDKFHQSYRMKQMPELFEVQKMALKSGALMSTLSGSGSTLFSIAYRNDAKKIETVLKEKFPHFKVFTTHFDNTGVKIEY from the coding sequence GTGAAAATAACAGTACCAGCAACCAGTGCAAATCTAGGACCTGGATTTGACACCTTAGGTATCGCCGTTGGGATTAAAAACCAAGTTATTATAAAGCCGTCAAAGTTTCATAGTGTATCATTACGAGGAGAAGGGTCCAACAACCCAGTGCTTAAAGACAACAACATGTTTTTAGCTATTTTTAATGATTTTTATAACAACTTAAGCACCAAAAAACGATTTTTCAGATTTGAATTTATCAATGAAATTCCGCTCTCACGAGGTTTGGGTTCGTCATCTGCTGTAATTGTAAGTGCGATTGCTTCAGCGTATGCCATTGAAGGTATTAAACTCTCTAAAGAGAAGCTTTTAAACTTGGCTTTAGCTTATGAGAGTCACCCCGATAACATCACCCCAGCAGTCATGGGAGGATTTAATGTAGCAACCGTGCAAGACAATGAAGTGAAATACATTAAAAAAGAGATACCAAAACACTTAGTAGCCGTAGTTGTTGTTCCAAATAGACCGATATCAACACAACTTTCACGAAAAACATTGCCGTATAAATACTCAAAAGATGATGCTATTTTTAACCTTTCACATGGTTCACTTTTGACTGCTGCATTTATGACAGAAAACTGGGAAATGCTTAAAATTGCTTCACAAGATAAATTTCACCAATCATACCGAATGAAGCAGATGCCAGAGTTGTTTGAAGTGCAAAAAATGGCTTTAAAAAGTGGTGCACTTATGAGTACACTTTCAGGTTCGGGTTCAACGTTGTTCAGCATTGCATACCGAAATGATGCCAAAAAGATTGAAACAGTTTTAAAAGAGAAGTTTCCTCATTTTAAAGTTTTTACCACTCATTTTGACAACACAGGCGTTAAAATAGAGTATTAA
- the infB gene encoding translation initiation factor IF-2: MSDNVRVYEIADETGATSAEVITKAKDLSIELKSPQSTVSFEDAEEIATYILTGKSSKLPAKPKPAVKKAAKKIEAQIEENKKEESAPQEEAKPEIKEDDKAQKRAEAKKPSSIAVTKTAPKPAPKKVEKDESSQEEDEKSNNGRIVPKRRGLKIVKKRKEKEETPSTPSRTSIQMDNTSVEPGSAKKKMKSLSEILGNASSEEEIKDEALKAKSKKEKKKAPPKAHEHGKLIEVDRDTTESFSNSDDSLLGEEVVLLDMDMGDTPKILEEDRRPKNNNNNIRSSRPSEFGNRPQGLKRGKRKKRIKREVEAVEITEVTIPEDVRVYEFAEACGKSAAEVITVLFGLGMMVTKNDFLKQDELEILGEEFGIEVTVKDALEDVNYVEDYHEEEIDKTNFTKRPPVVTIMGHVDHGKTSLLDKIRSAKVAAGEAGGITQHISAYTIEQHGEQITFVDTPGHAAFSEMRSRGASVTDIVIIVVAADDGVKPQTEEVISHAKASGCPIIVAVNKIDKEAANIDMVKSQMAERDMTPVDWGGDIEFIPLSAKTGEGIDDLLENILLQAEILELAADPTAKSKSVVVEATVEKGRGPVATVIVQSGTLKVGDNIVCDTTYGRVKAITNDLGKPVKQLGLSETGNVLGLNEVPTSGSIMVTQGSDKEAKEIATTRAEHARAKELSRSTKVSLEEMSGLIAEGKIKQLPVIIKTDVGGSLEAIKGSLEQIANEEVKVKVIHAAVGGITESDLVLAGASEGCIILGFNVRPTGAIKQKAKADGITINTYSVIYDLIDDIKDALSGMMSAVIREENTGQAEVRDTFVVPKIGTVAGCLVTDGKVIRGGHARIIRDGVVTYTGKISSLKRFKDDVKEVANGYECGIMFEKFNDIQVGDFIETFIQIEEKVTI, from the coding sequence ATGTCAGATAACGTAAGAGTTTATGAAATTGCAGATGAAACTGGAGCAACCAGTGCTGAGGTAATTACAAAAGCAAAAGATTTAAGCATTGAACTTAAATCACCTCAAAGTACTGTTTCATTTGAAGATGCAGAAGAAATTGCTACGTACATTTTAACAGGGAAAAGTTCAAAGCTTCCTGCTAAACCAAAACCAGCAGTTAAAAAAGCAGCAAAAAAGATAGAAGCTCAAATAGAAGAAAATAAAAAAGAGGAAAGCGCACCACAAGAAGAAGCAAAACCTGAAATCAAAGAGGACGATAAAGCTCAAAAAAGAGCTGAAGCTAAAAAGCCATCTTCGATTGCTGTTACGAAAACTGCACCTAAACCTGCGCCAAAAAAAGTTGAAAAAGATGAGTCTTCACAAGAAGAAGATGAGAAATCAAACAATGGACGAATCGTCCCAAAACGACGTGGATTAAAAATTGTTAAAAAACGAAAAGAGAAAGAAGAGACTCCCTCAACACCTTCACGAACTTCGATTCAAATGGACAACACATCAGTAGAGCCTGGAAGCGCTAAGAAAAAGATGAAATCTTTGAGTGAAATCTTAGGAAATGCTTCATCTGAAGAAGAAATAAAAGATGAAGCATTAAAAGCAAAAAGTAAAAAAGAGAAAAAGAAAGCTCCACCAAAAGCACATGAACATGGTAAACTTATTGAAGTTGATAGGGACACCACTGAGAGTTTTTCAAACAGTGATGATTCACTTCTTGGTGAAGAAGTCGTCTTACTTGACATGGATATGGGTGATACACCTAAAATCTTGGAAGAGGACAGACGTCCAAAAAACAACAATAATAATATTCGTTCAAGCCGACCAAGTGAGTTTGGTAACCGACCACAAGGTTTAAAAAGAGGTAAACGAAAAAAGAGAATTAAAAGAGAAGTTGAAGCAGTAGAGATTACTGAAGTAACAATTCCTGAAGATGTACGGGTATATGAGTTTGCTGAAGCGTGCGGAAAAAGTGCAGCAGAAGTCATCACCGTACTGTTTGGTTTAGGAATGATGGTAACTAAAAATGACTTCTTAAAACAAGATGAACTTGAAATTCTAGGTGAAGAGTTTGGTATTGAAGTGACGGTTAAAGATGCGTTAGAAGATGTAAACTACGTTGAAGATTATCATGAAGAAGAGATTGATAAAACGAACTTCACAAAACGACCTCCCGTTGTTACAATCATGGGTCACGTTGACCACGGTAAAACTTCATTGCTTGATAAAATTCGTTCAGCAAAAGTAGCTGCGGGTGAAGCGGGTGGAATTACTCAACATATCTCTGCATATACCATTGAACAACACGGTGAGCAAATTACATTTGTGGATACTCCAGGTCACGCGGCGTTCAGTGAAATGCGTTCACGAGGAGCAAGTGTAACGGATATTGTTATTATTGTTGTTGCCGCGGATGATGGTGTTAAACCACAAACAGAAGAGGTTATCTCTCATGCCAAAGCAAGTGGCTGTCCAATCATTGTGGCAGTGAACAAAATCGATAAAGAAGCCGCCAATATAGATATGGTTAAATCACAAATGGCTGAAAGAGATATGACACCAGTTGATTGGGGTGGAGATATTGAGTTTATTCCACTATCAGCAAAAACAGGTGAGGGTATCGATGACCTTCTTGAAAACATATTGTTACAAGCAGAAATTTTAGAACTTGCAGCAGATCCAACTGCAAAATCTAAATCAGTGGTTGTTGAAGCAACAGTTGAAAAAGGTCGAGGACCAGTTGCAACGGTTATTGTGCAAAGTGGTACTCTTAAAGTGGGTGATAATATCGTATGTGATACAACATATGGTAGAGTTAAAGCCATCACCAATGATTTAGGTAAACCCGTCAAACAATTGGGACTTTCTGAGACAGGAAATGTTCTAGGGTTAAATGAAGTACCAACCAGTGGTTCAATCATGGTAACACAAGGAAGTGATAAAGAAGCTAAAGAGATTGCAACAACCAGAGCTGAGCATGCACGTGCTAAAGAGTTATCACGATCAACTAAAGTATCACTTGAAGAGATGAGTGGGCTGATTGCTGAAGGTAAAATCAAACAACTTCCAGTGATCATTAAAACAGATGTTGGTGGTTCTCTTGAAGCCATTAAAGGAAGTTTAGAACAAATTGCAAACGAAGAGGTTAAAGTAAAAGTAATCCATGCAGCTGTAGGTGGTATTACTGAGTCTGACTTAGTATTAGCAGGTGCAAGTGAAGGGTGTATTATCTTAGGATTTAACGTTCGACCAACAGGTGCAATCAAACAAAAAGCAAAAGCGGATGGTATTACTATTAATACATACTCAGTTATTTATGACTTGATTGATGATATCAAAGATGCTTTATCTGGAATGATGAGTGCGGTTATCAGAGAAGAAAATACCGGTCAAGCTGAAGTAAGAGATACTTTCGTTGTACCAAAAATTGGTACGGTTGCTGGATGTTTAGTTACAGATGGAAAAGTTATTCGAGGTGGACATGCCAGAATCATCAGAGATGGTGTTGTTACTTATACAGGTAAAATTTCATCATTAAAACGATTTAAAGATGATGTAAAAGAAGTAGCAAACGGATATGAGTGTGGTATCATGTTTGAAAAATTCAATGACATTCAAGTGGGTGATTTCATTGAAACATTTATTCAAATTGAAGAGAAGGTTACAATTTAA
- a CDS encoding DUF448 domain-containing protein, with protein sequence MAYLEKPSRMCIVCRSRNAQDKMLRLQCNGNKKLVSYTHYGRSFYICNTCIEYAFEENKNRKKLEQTLCRVCKNKDDYIFQLKEILTHVR encoded by the coding sequence TTGGCTTATTTAGAAAAACCTTCTAGAATGTGCATTGTGTGTCGGAGTCGTAATGCACAAGATAAAATGCTCAGATTGCAATGCAATGGTAATAAAAAACTTGTATCATATACGCACTATGGTAGAAGTTTTTATATTTGCAACACATGTATTGAATATGCATTTGAAGAGAATAAAAACAGAAAAAAACTAGAACAAACATTATGCAGAGTTTGTAAAAATAAAGATGACTACATCTTTCAACTTAAGGAGATATTAACGCATGTCAGATAA